A genomic stretch from Streptomyces sp. QL37 includes:
- a CDS encoding proline dehydrogenase family protein, giving the protein MLGPVILAASRSDKMRRFISAAPGTKQVVDRFIAGEGVDQVVPVIQDAAAKGLEVTLDVVGEDITTPEQAAAARDAYLELIGRLEELGLGTQAEMSVKLSMFGQALEGGHDLALANVRPVVEAAAAIGTTVTLDAEDHTTLDSMFAIHEELRKDFPQTGCVIQSYLFRTEADARRLAAAGSRVRLVKGAYKEPASVAYQNKPEIDKAYVRILKTLMLGDGYPMIGSHDPRLIAIGQELARQAGRKLDEYEFQMLYGIRSDEHIRLAAEGHRMRVYTAYGTDWYGYFMRRLAEKPANLLFFARSVVTKG; this is encoded by the coding sequence GTGCTGGGTCCCGTGATTCTCGCCGCGTCACGCAGCGACAAGATGCGTCGTTTCATCTCGGCCGCGCCGGGCACCAAGCAGGTCGTCGACCGCTTCATCGCCGGTGAGGGCGTCGACCAGGTCGTCCCCGTCATCCAGGACGCGGCCGCCAAGGGCCTCGAGGTCACCCTGGACGTCGTGGGTGAGGACATCACCACCCCCGAGCAGGCCGCCGCCGCACGCGACGCCTACCTGGAGCTCATCGGCCGCCTCGAGGAGCTCGGCCTCGGCACCCAGGCGGAGATGTCCGTGAAGCTGTCGATGTTCGGCCAGGCGCTGGAGGGCGGTCACGACCTCGCCCTCGCCAACGTCCGTCCCGTCGTCGAGGCCGCCGCCGCGATCGGCACCACGGTCACCCTGGACGCCGAGGACCACACCACCCTCGACTCGATGTTCGCCATCCACGAGGAGCTGCGGAAGGACTTCCCGCAGACCGGCTGCGTGATCCAGTCCTACCTGTTCCGCACCGAGGCCGACGCCCGCCGCCTCGCCGCCGCGGGCAGCCGGGTCCGCCTGGTGAAGGGCGCCTACAAGGAGCCCGCCTCCGTCGCCTACCAGAACAAGCCGGAGATCGACAAGGCGTACGTCCGCATCCTGAAGACGCTGATGCTGGGCGACGGCTACCCGATGATCGGCTCCCACGATCCCCGTCTCATCGCCATCGGCCAGGAGCTCGCACGCCAGGCCGGGCGCAAACTGGACGAGTACGAGTTCCAGATGCTGTACGGCATCCGCAGCGACGAGCACATCCGGCTCGCGGCCGAGGGCCACCGGATGCGCGTCTACACGGCATACGGCACCGACTGGTACGGATACTTCATGCGGCGCCTCGCGGAGAAGCCGGCCAACCTGCTCTTCTTCGCCCGCTCCGTCGTCACCAAGGGCTGA
- a CDS encoding helix-turn-helix domain-containing protein — MKGDYQELVDEISALLSAPATLENRDFGLVAFGAHDSDDDTAMDPVRTRSILTRRSTPAVRAWFEGFGITRATGPVRIPAAPEAGVFRDRICLPVRHRGVVLGYVWLLDADPGPTDGQLTAAMDVASRIGALLADEERAGADLSREFGAVLVAGRGWQRDMAVAALHDALGADADGLHTVVCVIPWPGETPSVRTVPSAAALATAPWADGQALAALVRLRSPEALDPATTAAERLRTTAGPAATAGLAAARRGLAELAESWHEALSAARAASAESRFGPVADWSAIGPYRLLTALPHTPDTAPDRAVRPLLAPPHAELARTAEVFLDLAGQASRTATELGIHRQTLYYRLARVQQLTGLDLNDGEDRLLLHMVLKRARL, encoded by the coding sequence GTGAAGGGCGATTACCAGGAGCTGGTCGACGAGATCTCCGCGCTGCTCAGCGCCCCCGCGACACTGGAGAACCGCGATTTCGGCCTGGTCGCCTTCGGGGCCCACGACAGCGACGACGACACGGCCATGGACCCCGTCCGTACGCGTTCGATCCTCACCCGGCGCTCCACCCCCGCGGTCCGCGCCTGGTTCGAGGGCTTCGGCATCACCCGCGCGACGGGCCCCGTCCGCATCCCGGCCGCCCCGGAGGCCGGGGTCTTCAGGGACCGTATCTGCCTTCCGGTACGCCATAGGGGTGTCGTCCTGGGCTACGTGTGGCTGCTGGACGCCGATCCGGGGCCGACGGACGGGCAGCTGACGGCGGCGATGGACGTGGCGTCCCGGATCGGGGCCCTGCTCGCGGACGAGGAGCGGGCGGGCGCGGACCTGTCGCGGGAGTTCGGCGCGGTGCTCGTCGCCGGACGCGGCTGGCAGCGCGACATGGCGGTGGCCGCGCTGCACGATGCCCTGGGGGCGGACGCGGACGGGCTGCACACGGTGGTCTGCGTGATCCCGTGGCCCGGCGAGACCCCGTCCGTGCGCACGGTGCCGTCGGCGGCGGCCCTCGCCACGGCCCCCTGGGCCGACGGCCAGGCCCTGGCCGCCCTGGTCCGGCTGCGCTCCCCCGAGGCGCTCGACCCCGCGACGACGGCCGCGGAGCGGCTGCGCACCACCGCCGGGCCCGCCGCGACCGCGGGCCTCGCCGCCGCCCGCCGGGGCCTGGCGGAGCTGGCAGAGTCCTGGCACGAGGCCCTGTCCGCCGCCCGCGCCGCCTCGGCGGAATCCCGCTTCGGCCCGGTCGCCGACTGGTCGGCCATCGGGCCGTACCGCCTCCTGACCGCCCTGCCCCACACCCCGGACACCGCCCCGGACCGGGCCGTCCGCCCCCTGCTGGCCCCGCCCCACGCGGAGCTGGCGCGCACCGCCGAGGTGTTCCTCGACCTCGCGGGCCAGGCGAGCCGGACGGCCACGGAGCTGGGGATCCACCGGCAGACGCTCTACTACCGGCTCGCCCGGGTCCAGCAGCTCACCGGCCTCGACCTGAACGACGGCGAGGACCGGCTGCTGCTGCACATGGTGCTGAAGCGGGCCCGGCTGTAG